In Rhodococcus sp. OK302, one genomic interval encodes:
- a CDS encoding ABC transporter permease — protein MTDPEALTESATTKRSSRNRGLKVLLQKPVTLVAGVFLLLLVLMAVFAPILAPHDPYLQEVVNRLQPPSADHLLGTDDYGRDVLSRLIYGARISLTASLQAVSVALILGLPLGVMAGYRGGWVDSLITRVMDALMSAPALVLAITIVAVLGSGITNAMLAIGLVMAPRFFRVARASTMDVRQETYIEAAIALGCLPIRTIVRHILPNVLPPVVLVISVSLGAAVAAEASLSFLGLGAKAPAASWGSMLSTAASNMQIAPYLVWPPGVMIFLTVLSFTYLGDGVRRSLLRSRNGDN, from the coding sequence ATGACTGACCCTGAGGCACTTACGGAGAGCGCTACGACGAAGCGTTCCAGTCGCAATCGCGGGCTGAAAGTTCTGCTGCAGAAGCCGGTTACATTGGTGGCAGGTGTCTTTCTTCTGCTGCTGGTGCTCATGGCTGTTTTTGCCCCGATCCTGGCTCCGCACGACCCGTACTTGCAGGAAGTTGTCAACCGCCTGCAGCCACCGAGCGCAGATCATCTCTTGGGAACCGACGACTACGGGCGAGATGTGCTGAGCAGATTGATCTACGGCGCTCGAATCTCCCTGACAGCATCCCTCCAAGCTGTGAGCGTGGCACTGATTCTGGGGCTTCCCCTGGGCGTTATGGCGGGCTATCGAGGTGGCTGGGTTGATTCCCTGATCACCCGAGTGATGGACGCGTTGATGAGTGCCCCGGCGCTCGTGCTCGCAATTACGATCGTTGCGGTCCTCGGATCCGGAATCACCAATGCGATGCTCGCCATCGGTTTGGTGATGGCGCCCAGATTCTTCCGTGTCGCAAGGGCTTCCACCATGGACGTGCGTCAGGAGACCTACATCGAGGCCGCAATTGCACTGGGATGTTTGCCGATCAGGACAATTGTTCGCCACATCCTCCCGAATGTCTTGCCGCCTGTCGTGCTGGTCATCTCGGTGTCACTCGGCGCAGCCGTCGCGGCTGAAGCTAGCTTGAGTTTCCTCGGTCTCGGTGCAAAGGCCCCGGCCGCGAGTTGGGGTTCGATGCTCAGCACCGCGGCGTCGAATATGCAGATTGCGCCGTACCTCGTTTGGCCGCCCGGCGTGATGATCTTTCTGACCGTCCTGTCCTTCACCTACCTGGGCGACGGTGTTCGTCGGTCCCTTCTACGGAGTCGCAATGGTGACAATTAG